A single region of the Musa acuminata AAA Group cultivar baxijiao chromosome BXJ1-11, Cavendish_Baxijiao_AAA, whole genome shotgun sequence genome encodes:
- the LOC135597152 gene encoding ACT domain-containing protein ACR6-like isoform X2: MGSYPEEEVDDDEFAKLIRRMNPPRVVIDNDSHHDATVIRVDSVNKHGILLEVVQVLTDLDLVISKAYISSDGSWFMDVFNVTDLDGNKVWNKEIISYITKSLESDACFFPKLRSSVGITPSKEQTLIEVTGSDRPGLLSEICAVLATQLCHVDKAELWTHNTRVAAVLHVTDESTGGAIEDPERLSAIKKLLCNVLKGYNDSRTGKMTVSMGLTHVDRRLHQLMFDDRDYERVGMKAEVNDKSAPQVTVTDCLEKDYTVVILRSKDRPKLLFDTICTLTDMQYVVFHGTVSSGKEGAYQEYYIRHVDGLPISSEGERQRLIQCLEAAIERRASEGLELELRTEDRFGFLSEITRIFRENGLTIRRAEISTEEGKVVDTFYLSEMSGNPIDAKTIDSIRRQIGQTVLRVKQNPLLPSKPPDVGSTVSLIFGNLFRASFQNLRST; the protein is encoded by the exons ATGGGGAGTTATCCAGAGGAGGAGGTGGATGATGATGAGTTTGCGAAGCTCATTAGGAGGATGAACCCCCCAAG GGTTGTGATAGATAATGACTCTCATCACGATGCCACAGTTATTAGA GTGGATAGTGTTAACAAGCATGGGATTCTACTCGAAGTAGTTCAAGTCCTTACTGACCTGGACCTTGTCATCAGCAAGGCCTACATCTCTTCTGATGGGAGTTGGTTCATGGATG TGTTTAACGTGACCGACCTAGATGGAAATAAAGTGTGGAACAAAGAGATTATTTCCTATATAACAAAG TCCTTGGAATCAGATGCTTGCTTCTTTCCCAAACTACGGAGTTCAGTAGGTATAACACCTTCAAAAGAGCAAACATTGATCGAAGTAACAGGTTCCGACCGGCCTGGCTTACTGTCTGAAATATGTGCTGTGCTTGCAACccagttgtgtcatgtggacaaagCAGAGCTATGGACACACAACACCAGAGTTGCAGCTGTGCTTCATGTTACAGACGAGTCCACCGGGGGTGCAATAGAGGACCCCGAAAGGCTCTCCGCAATCAAGAAGCTCCTATGCAATGTACTTAAAGGTTATAATGATTCGAGGACAGGTAAGATGACCGTATCGATGGGGCTTACCCACGTTGATAGGAGGTTGCATCAATTGATGTTTGATGATAGGGACTACGAGAGGGTTGGCATGAAAGCAGAggtaaatgataaatctgcacccCAAGTGACTGTGACGGATTGTTTGGAGAAGGATTATACTGTGGTCATTTTGAGGTCTAAGGACCGGCCTAAGCTTCTTTTTGATACTATCTGTACACTCACAGACATGCAGTATGTTGTGTTTCATGGAACCGTCAGCTCAGGGAAGGAAGGAGCTTATCAA GAATACTATATAAGACATGTCGATGGCCTTCCCATAAGCTCAGAAGGCGAGCGACAGCGTCTGATCCAGTGCCTTGAGGCAGCTATAGAGAGAAGAGCCTCAGAA GGTCTGGAATTGGAACTGAGGACAGAGGATAGATTCGGTTTTCTCTCAGAAATCACTAGAATATTCCGAGAAAATGGCTTAACCATCAGGAGAGCAGAGATTTCAACCGAGGAAGGCAAAGTAGTAGACACCTTCTATCTTTCTGAGATGTCAGGCAACCCTATAGATGCCAAGACAATCGATTCGATACGCAGACAGATCGGGCAGACAGTCCTAAGGGTGAAGCAGAACCCTCTACTCCCATCAAAGCCGCCCGACGTGGGCAGCACCGTCAGTCTCATCTTCGGTAATCTCTTCAGGGCCTCATTTCAAAACCTTCGATCGACCTGA
- the LOC135597152 gene encoding ACT domain-containing protein ACR6-like isoform X1, whose product MGSYPEEEVDDDEFAKLIRRMNPPRVVIDNDSHHDATVIRVDSVNKHGILLEVVQVLTDLDLVISKAYISSDGSWFMDVFNVTDLDGNKVWNKEIISYITKSLESDACFFPKLRSSVGITPSKEQTLIEVTGSDRPGLLSEICAVLATQLCHVDKAELWTHNTRVAAVLHVTDESTGGAIEDPERLSAIKKLLCNVLKGYNDSRTGKMTVSMGLTHVDRRLHQLMFDDRDYERVGMKAEVNDKSAPQVTVTDCLEKDYTVVILRSKDRPKLLFDTICTLTDMQYVVFHGTVSSGKEGAYQVNEYYIRHVDGLPISSEGERQRLIQCLEAAIERRASEGLELELRTEDRFGFLSEITRIFRENGLTIRRAEISTEEGKVVDTFYLSEMSGNPIDAKTIDSIRRQIGQTVLRVKQNPLLPSKPPDVGSTVSLIFGNLFRASFQNLRST is encoded by the exons ATGGGGAGTTATCCAGAGGAGGAGGTGGATGATGATGAGTTTGCGAAGCTCATTAGGAGGATGAACCCCCCAAG GGTTGTGATAGATAATGACTCTCATCACGATGCCACAGTTATTAGA GTGGATAGTGTTAACAAGCATGGGATTCTACTCGAAGTAGTTCAAGTCCTTACTGACCTGGACCTTGTCATCAGCAAGGCCTACATCTCTTCTGATGGGAGTTGGTTCATGGATG TGTTTAACGTGACCGACCTAGATGGAAATAAAGTGTGGAACAAAGAGATTATTTCCTATATAACAAAG TCCTTGGAATCAGATGCTTGCTTCTTTCCCAAACTACGGAGTTCAGTAGGTATAACACCTTCAAAAGAGCAAACATTGATCGAAGTAACAGGTTCCGACCGGCCTGGCTTACTGTCTGAAATATGTGCTGTGCTTGCAACccagttgtgtcatgtggacaaagCAGAGCTATGGACACACAACACCAGAGTTGCAGCTGTGCTTCATGTTACAGACGAGTCCACCGGGGGTGCAATAGAGGACCCCGAAAGGCTCTCCGCAATCAAGAAGCTCCTATGCAATGTACTTAAAGGTTATAATGATTCGAGGACAGGTAAGATGACCGTATCGATGGGGCTTACCCACGTTGATAGGAGGTTGCATCAATTGATGTTTGATGATAGGGACTACGAGAGGGTTGGCATGAAAGCAGAggtaaatgataaatctgcacccCAAGTGACTGTGACGGATTGTTTGGAGAAGGATTATACTGTGGTCATTTTGAGGTCTAAGGACCGGCCTAAGCTTCTTTTTGATACTATCTGTACACTCACAGACATGCAGTATGTTGTGTTTCATGGAACCGTCAGCTCAGGGAAGGAAGGAGCTTATCAAGTAAAT GAATACTATATAAGACATGTCGATGGCCTTCCCATAAGCTCAGAAGGCGAGCGACAGCGTCTGATCCAGTGCCTTGAGGCAGCTATAGAGAGAAGAGCCTCAGAA GGTCTGGAATTGGAACTGAGGACAGAGGATAGATTCGGTTTTCTCTCAGAAATCACTAGAATATTCCGAGAAAATGGCTTAACCATCAGGAGAGCAGAGATTTCAACCGAGGAAGGCAAAGTAGTAGACACCTTCTATCTTTCTGAGATGTCAGGCAACCCTATAGATGCCAAGACAATCGATTCGATACGCAGACAGATCGGGCAGACAGTCCTAAGGGTGAAGCAGAACCCTCTACTCCCATCAAAGCCGCCCGACGTGGGCAGCACCGTCAGTCTCATCTTCGGTAATCTCTTCAGGGCCTCATTTCAAAACCTTCGATCGACCTGA
- the LOC135597153 gene encoding omega-hydroxypalmitate O-feruloyl transferase-like, which yields MIADLREKFELTVRQGEPTLVPPAEETEKGFYFLTNLDQNIAVIVQTIYCFKSEEKGNEMAAEVIKEALAQVLVRYYPLAGRLTISNEGKLIVDCTREGAVFVEAEADCKMEDVGDITKPDPDTLGKLVYSVPGAKNILEMPLLVAQVTKFSCGGFILGLAMNHCMFDGLGAMEFVNSWGETARGLPISVPPFIDRSVLRSRDPPVINFPHREFSEIEDVSDATTLYQEEMLYRSFCFDTEKLERVKKKAMADGTLDGCTTFEALSGLVWRARTEALKLQPGQKTKLLFAVDGRSRFDPPLPKGYFGNGIVLTNSLCTAGELLGRPLSFAVGLVQDAVRMVTDEYMRSAMDYFEATRARPSLTATLLITTWSRLSFHITDFGWGEPVQSGPVTLPEKEVILFLSHGKESKSINVLLGLPSSAMASFQKLMDI from the exons ATG ATTGCAGATCTCAGGGAGAAGTTTGAGCTTACTGTGAGGCAAGGGGAACCGACGCTTGTTCCTCCGGCAGAAGAGACAGAGAAGGGGTTCTACTTCCTCACCAACCTCGACCAGAACATTGCAGTCATAGTTCAGACCATATACTGCTTCAAGTCGGAGGAGAAGGGGAATGAGATGGCGgcagaagtgatcaaggaggcgctGGCGCAGGTCCTCGTTCGCTACTACCCGCTCGCCGGCCGACTGACGATCAGCAACGAGGGGAAGCTCATCGTGGATTGCACCAGGGAAGGCGCGGTGTTCGTCGAGGCTGAAGCAGACTGCAAGATGGAAGATGTTGGGGACATCACAAAGCCTGATCCCGACACGCTTGGGAAGCTTGTTTATAGCGTCCCTGGTGCTAAGAACATACTGGAGATGCCTCTACTGGTAGCTCAG gtTACTAAGTTCAGTTGCGGGGGATTCATCCTTGGGCTAGCCATGAACCACTGTATGTTCGACGGGCTTGGTGCAATGGAGTTTGTGAACTCATGGGGGGAAACGGCACGAGGCCTACCGATATCGGTGCCGCCGTTCATCGACCGCAGTGTTCTGAGATCACGTGATCCTCCTGTCATCAACTTTCCCCACCGTGAATTCTCTGAGATCGAAGACGTCTCTGATGCCACAACCTTGTACCAAGAAGAAATGCTGTACCGATCCTTCTGCTTCGACACCGAGAAGCTGGAGCGCGTCAAGAAAAAGGCCATGGCGGACGGGACGCTCGACGGGTGCACCACGTTCGAAGCTCTCTCCGGGCTCGTCTGGCGAGCCCGGACGGAGGCGTTGAAGCTGCAGCCCGGGCAGAAGACGAAGCTCCTCTTCGCCGTCGACGGCAGGTCCCGATTCGACCCCCCGCTGCCGAAGGGCTACTTCGGCAATGGCATCGTCCTCACCAATTCGCTGTGCACAGCAGGAGAGCTCCTGGGCCGCCCACTGTCCTTTGCTGTTGGACTGGTCCAGGACGCAGTGAGGATGGTCACCGACGAGTACATGCGGTCGGCGATGGATTACTTCGAGGCGACAAGGGCTCGGCCTTCTCTGACTGCTACTCTTCTGATCACGACTTGGTCGAGGCTGTCCTTCCACATCACGGACTTCGGGTGGGGGGAGCCAGTTCAATCTGGGCCTGTGACTCTACCTGAGAAAGAGGTGATCTTGTTCCTATCCCATGGGAAGGAGAGTAAGAGCATTAATGTGCTTCTTGGGCTCCCAAGCTCAGCAATGGCAAGTTTCCAAAAGCTGATGGACATATAA
- the LOC103971172 gene encoding protein SMALL AUXIN UP-REGULATED RNA 51-like, with translation MERLGSRKGKKSIIVKVFERCRSLGHRRSSAAAATPKSKPWDSSKSTGRQRAPEGCFTVYVGPTKERFVVRMECVNHPLFRMLLDEAEMVYGFTSPGPLQLPCDVDVFNKILCEMDQEMMAPPTCSFAKCYSTGYRLLSPPRLIVSDHL, from the coding sequence ATGGAAAGGCTAGGGAGTAGGAAGGGGAAGAAGAGCATAATCGTCAAGGTATTCGAGCGATGTCGTTCCCTCGGGCACCGGAGAAGCTCAGCTGCGGCGGCCACGCCCAAGAGCAAGCCATGGGACAGCTCCAAGTCCACCGGGAGGCAACGGGCGCCTGAGGGCTGCTTCACGGTGTACGTCGGGCCTACCAAAGAGCGGTTCGTGGTGAGGATGGAGTGCGTCAACCACCCTCTTTTCAGGATGCTCCTCGATGAGGCCGAGATGGTGTACGGCTTCACCAGCCCTGGCCCGTTGCAGCTCCCATGCGACGTCGACGTGTTCAACAAGATCTTGTGCGAGATGGACCAGGAGATGATGGCCCCGCCCACGTGCAGCTTCGCCAAATGCTACAGCACCGGGTATCGTCTTCTCAGCCCTCCAAGGCTCATCGTCTCCGACCATCTCTAA